A region from the Triticum urartu cultivar G1812 chromosome 1, Tu2.1, whole genome shotgun sequence genome encodes:
- the LOC125549367 gene encoding pyridoxal phosphate homeostasis protein-like, translated as MASVAAVEGAAAALRSVLSRAQQAAARAGRAPESVRVVAVSKTKPVGVIRGVYDAGHRCFGENYVQELIDKAPQLPEDIEWHFIGNLQSNKAKALLAGVPSLDMVESVDDEKIANRLDRVVADLGRKPLKVLVQVNTSGEESKFGVDPSGCVGLAKHVKSSCPNLVFSGLMTIGMLDYSSTPENFKALTSCRKEVCDELGIPEEQCELSMGMSADFEQAIEMGSTNVRVGSTIFGAREYPKKN; from the exons atggcgtcCGTGGCGGCGGTGGAGGGCGCGGCCGCGGCGCTCCGGTCGGTGCTGTCGCGCGCgcagcaggcggcggcgcgggcggggcGCGCGCCGGAGTCGGTGCGCGTGGTGGCCGTGAGCAAGACGAAGCCCGTGGGCGTCATCCGCGGCGTGTACGACGCCGGCCACCGCTGCTTCGGCGAGAACTACGTCCAGGAGCTCATCGACAAGGCCCCCCAG CTTCCAGAGGATATTGAGTGGCACTTCATTGGGAACCTGCAGAGCAACAAAGCCAAAGCCCTGCTAG CTGGTGTACCAAGTCTTGACATGGTTGAGAGCGTAGACGACGAGAAG ATCGCAAATCGTCTTGATCGGGTGGTAGCTGATTTGGGGAGAAAACCTCTTAAGGTCTTGGTCCAAGTTAACACAAGTGGAGAAGAAT CAAAATTTGGAGTAGATCCCTCAGGGTGTGTGGGATTAGCAAAACATGTCAAGTCAAGCTGCCCAAATCTTGTATTTTCTGGTTTGATGACAATTGGAATGCTTGATTACTCCTCAACTCCAGAGAATTTCAAG GCATTGACTAGTTGCCGGAAGGAGGTATGCGATGAACTTGGAATACCAGAAGAGCAGTGCGAGCTGTCAATGGGCATGTCTGCTGATTTTGAGCAGGCG ATTGAAATGGGCAGCACAAATGTCAGGGTTGGATCAACCATATTTGGTGCAAGAGAATACCCAAAGAAGAACTAG